A stretch of DNA from Halobacteriovorax vibrionivorans:
TAACGATAGGAAAGATTCATGGCCATTGTATCGTCAAAGCCGTGTACCCATTTTGAAGATAGTGCATAACGATTCCTTGTTTCAGGAAGAACTTCAGCTTGTCGAACACCTCCAACAAGAACGGAACTAGCAGTAGATTCAAGATTTTTATTTGCATTCACATATGTAAGGCCAGCTTGAACAATATCTTTACGTGTAATGATTTGTGAAGCTGTTAAACTTGCAGCAAAAATATCACGTGGTAAAAATTCAGATATCTTAGCTGTTGGAGGATTACTTAAGTCTTCAAACAACATGACCTCATCCTTGTAATATTGAAGACTAAGGCCAATCGTGAAGTTATCCTTTGCCATTGATCGTTGGATTCCTATCGAGCCATTAAAAGAGCGATAGTCATATTCTGAAGAAAACCCGACTCCACCACTTAATTCCCAATCACCCATTTCCTTTCTAACGCCTAAATTTCCAGAGATTCGTGACTGCTCCTTTCTACCTGGGCCACTGGCACCTGTGGCACCATCAAGCTTAGTATCAGATGCTGCTGTCCAAAAATCGAAAACAAAATGTGCATTTATCGCTGTATCTTCAGTTATTTGATGTTCAACAAATAACATAGGCTCGACAACATTTGCCTCTTCTTTTCCTGAATTATCAAAGACCTGATTACCATCATCACTATTTTGATGATAGACATTAAAAAGAAGTTTAAACTTTGTTTTTCCTTCTTCTAACATTTCCGCAAAAGAGCTGCGTATAGAAACGAGCAACAGGAGTAGAGTGAAGAGTGTTTTTTTAAATTTAGTTACAACCACAACCACCTCCAACAGCAGAACTTCCACCAACAGCACCTTCTCTAAATGCACGTACTTCATTCTGGAAAACACTTTCTTCAGGGTGAGGATCTAATTGCATAATTTTCTTTGATAAGAGGCCTCGATCAATTTGATCGACATTTGCACATGATGCTAGAAAGAGCATCATGAAGACATAATATAATTTCATAACTAATCCTTGTTAAAATTATATTTTAAATCTCTAACTAGATTGACGGCAACAAATACTATTGTTTGCCATTAGCAACATATGTTTACATATTCATATATTACTTTGGTGTTAATGGACAAAGGGCATCCACAATAAGTGTCGGCGTTTTAGTAAACTCATCAAACCAAATACACTCTTTAAAGTCCTGATAATGATTCGTATAGAAAGTTTGTCCTATTAACCTTTTATGACATGTTGCAATTGATCCGTCAGAGCTAGACTCTAGATTTTTTAATTTCTCCTTGAGTTGATTTAGAGTTTCTTCTGATAGTAATTGATGTATCTGACTTAGTGGTACTCCTGGACCTTTTGGATTCAAGTGATTTACGAAGAGTTGCTTCTCATTTTGTCGATTAAGAGGATAGTCTCTTAGCATCTGTTTTCGACAAACCTCAAAGCGATCGACGTAATCAGCTTCAGTAGCAAAGGCATCCCCCATTAATCGTGCAAGTTCAATATTTTGATAAAAATTAAACCACTGTCTTCTTCCTGGTTCAGTAGGAAGTTTGGTATTTCGCTTTAAGAAATCATAGAAGTAATTCTGGAACTCATAATTATATCCCCAAGGTGTATACTCTAGGGCCATATATAATCCAGAATCAGAAGAGAGCATCGCCGACTTAATTTGAGTAATTAACTTTCTAAATTGTTCAATATCTCTTAAATTTTGAATTGGTATTGTTAACGGGTTCATGCCTCGAAACTCAGCGTAGAGAGTTACAGCACGATTGGCCAGTTCACGATTAAGTTGTGCGCGGATTTTTGGCTCTATCGTTGAATCAAATAGACGAATATAAGTTTCAACAAGAGAGATAAAGCCTGCATCATTACCATCAGCATCTCGATTAAACACAAGTGTAAACCACGCACCTGCATACTTATCAAACGAGCTCACATAACCACTGGCACATAATTCTCCAAATGTGAAAAAGTCACCTGCCAGAAGCAATGCTCCATAGCGATCTTGTATTTTCACATAGTCAGTATCACGCTCTCTTGCAAAAGTTGTTTTGTGAACTGCTATTTGAAATGCACTTTGGGTTTGTTGGTTTTGTTTATTTAAAATATCGTCGACATGGCTATTATAAACATTATTATAATACTTACTAAAAAAAGGGTTAAAGATATTTGTACCCACAACTTTTTGTTTAAACTCTAATTGAATATTAGATTGTTGAGTACCGACAAACTTATCTAACTCAAAGCAGGTATTTGATCTTTTAAACAACTTTCTTGAAAACCCATCAAGAAGCTTCATGTGCCCTTCAATTTGAGTAACTCTTGGATCATCAATATAAAGGGATGAATGAAAATTCTCTTCATTGATTTTATTATCATGTAGTGGCAGGGCCCATGAATAGGCCCCACCAAAAATTAGAATAAATATTAAGATTTTATTTTTCATAATTATGCATCATCTGGAATAACAACTCTTGAAAGCTCTGGCATACAGTAACTATCAAGAAGTGGTGAAACTGGTACACTCGTCGTACGGGCATCTAAACATACTGGAATATTTCTATAATGTACTTTATCAATGCCTTGCTCATGAATTTGTTTAATACATGCCAATGCTCCTGTTTCAGGATCTGGTGTTG
This window harbors:
- a CDS encoding DUF3570 domain-containing protein yields the protein MLEEGKTKFKLLFNVYHQNSDDGNQVFDNSGKEEANVVEPMLFVEHQITEDTAINAHFVFDFWTAASDTKLDGATGASGPGRKEQSRISGNLGVRKEMGDWELSGGVGFSSEYDYRSFNGSIGIQRSMAKDNFTIGLSLQYYKDEVMLFEDLSNPPTAKISEFLPRDIFAASLTASQIITRKDIVQAGLTYVNANKNLESTASSVLVGGVRQAEVLPETRNRYALSSKWVHGFDDTMAMNLSYRYYFDQWDLDAHTIRLAFLKEINDDEDFFEVALRFHNQSSVEYYADSFDTAKEFMTSDSDLEDFSSYELSTMLTSHYDTQTIYGIDFEEMVWNNGITAAKRSNGLIYAYIQSSIGFQF
- a CDS encoding DUF4266 domain-containing protein encodes the protein MKLYYVFMMLFLASCANVDQIDRGLLSKKIMQLDPHPEESVFQNEVRAFREGAVGGSSAVGGGCGCN